The Hordeum vulgare subsp. vulgare chromosome 4H, MorexV3_pseudomolecules_assembly, whole genome shotgun sequence genomic interval atgacacgatcaacatgctacgtctattagtttgggtctagtccatcacgtgattctcctaatgacgtgatccagttatcaagcaacaacaccttgtacatagtcagaggaccctgactatctttgatcaactggctagccaactagaggcttgctagggacagtgttttgtcccacacatgtatataagtcttcattccatacaattatagcatggataataaacgattatcttgatacaggaattataataataactacatttattattgcctctagggcataattcgaacACGACGGCGACGGGGAGCGGCGGCGGGGAGCAATGGACGGCCACAACgggggcggcgccggcgccggcgccggcaagCTCACGCGGACGCCCTCCTCGCTGTTGCGCTCCCCAACTGGGCGCAACTGCTCCTCCTTCCAGGCGGTGCTAGTGGAGGACCCGGAGCCCGACGACAAGCAATCGCAGGCCGCGGGAGCGCAGCGCAAGGCCCTGCACCCGCACGCCGGCCCGGCCCACCCGGCCCTCATCCTCGCGCTCTCGCTCggcctgctcctcctgctgctcctcttcCGCGAtgacctccacctcctcctctccgccgcctCGGCCGCGCGCCTCCTCCGCGGCCGCCTGTGGATGCGCCGCTCCCTGCAGACCGGCTCCGTGCAGTGGTTcatcggcgacgacgacgacaagccgCACAACGCCCAGGACGCTAGGGGCAAGGCCGTTGCCGCGCACGGCCACGTCGTGCGGGAGGGTGTCGAGTTCTACAACAATGGGGACTAAACTGTTGTTTTCGACCTTGAACCTCGCATGAAAAAGTACAACGGCATTCGCTTCTTTTACCGTTACCTAGAATTTTTCCATGCAAACTTAGGCGCATCATGGAGGATCTACCAACTATTGGAATGAAGAGCTTTACTGTCAGTAACGATGATATAGATTCTTCCCGGAGGGGCGTCGTGGAGGATCCACCATTGCCGATTGCGTCAGGGTTACTGAAGTTTGATTTCGTGCTCATGGTTTTGTCATTCACATAATTGAAGGAATAGATACGTGTTCTTTTACTACTGATATCTCAGGAAATTGAATGCTCTTACTTCGTTATATTATTTAAATTGAATCGGATCTCCTTCAGTTTCTTACTCCGGATAAATTAGGAAGTGACACAATACCTTGGCCTATTTCCAGCTGCAGTTTAACCTCATCTTGACTACTATTACTCTATTGGACATTTTTGGGGTTTCAGGTTGGGCTTTTGCTGATTCAGTTCTGCACCGGCTGGCACCTCTCTGGATTGGGGCACGAGGGCTTCAATTTACTTGGGAGTACATATTCCAAGGACTTGAAGCAAATGCCAATCTTGTAATGCTACTACATAGTGTGAAAAATATGAAGTCAGGTTCCTTGTTTTGGTTATCCTGATTTCAGAAGACTTACTTTTGTACTTCTGCAGGTGATGACCCTCTCCCTTGCTGCCTTAGGATCCTTGATgtggctgaggaagaacaaacctaGGACTTTAATTCCAATAATTTATGCATGTGCTTTGCTTCTGGCAACAATGCCATCTATCACCAGGTTATCCCACTATCACGCTGCAGTAACCCTCAAAGGGAATAATTATCATGCTCCAACATATGT includes:
- the LOC123450900 gene encoding uncharacterized protein LOC123450900, with the translated sequence MEDLPTIGMKSFTVSNDDIDSSRRGVVEDPPLPIASGLLKFDFVLMFLTPDKLGSWAFADSVLHRLAPLWIGARGLQFTWEYIFQGLEANANLVMTLSLAALGSLMWLRKNKPRTLIPIIYACALLLATMPSITRLSHYHAAVTLKGNNYHAPTYVDILISFF